One part of the Phragmites australis chromosome 3, lpPhrAust1.1, whole genome shotgun sequence genome encodes these proteins:
- the LOC133912267 gene encoding xylan O-acetyltransferase 6-like, protein MQQRRKSVFASAPFAMKQAALGAGVAARKNGAPLSLAAVVFALFVFATFLYNEDIKSITDFQFSAGAIRAKAPDLHLLQEAEAAAHAAVNTLAKRGEEVIVRVLEAPSSGAMLAAGNSTGTGEAAAAAKTNANANTANAGADKVDEGQEKDRDVTLPTVTGGGADEAKRRADEEAAEKASSAKAAAATAALRTVVSVPETCDMYRGNWVYDEVNAPVYKEGECEFLTEQVTCMRNGRRDDSYQKWRWQPTDCDLPRFDARLLLERLRNKRLMFVGDSLNRNQWESMVCLVQSVIPKGQKTLTKFVNNGSSNVFYAHEYNATVEFYWAPFLVESNSDNPKVHSVPDRVIQWHSIAKHARNWVGVDYLIFNTYIWWLNTLDMKVLKGSFDKGDTEYAEVDRPVAYKEVLKTWAKWVDRNIDPNRTTIFFMGMSPNHITPEAWGNHGGIKCAMETLPITNRSTSLDVGTDWRLYAGALEVLPTLRRVPVHFVDITALSELRKDAHTSVHTLRQGKLLTPEQQADPKTYADCIHWCLPGLPDTWNQFVYARIASSPWPAETEL, encoded by the exons ATGCAGCAGCGGCGCAAGTCGGTGTTTGCGTCGGCGCCGTTCGCGATGAAGCAGGCGGCGCTTGGGGCCGGCGTGGCCGCGCGCAAGAACGGCGCGCCGCTGTCGCTCGCCGCGGTGGTGTTCGCGCTGTTCGTCTTCGCCACGTTCCTGTACAACGAGGACATCAAGTCCATCACCGACTTCCAGTTCAGCGCCGGCGCGATCCGCGCCAAGGCGCCCGACCTCCACCTCCtgcaggaggccgaggccgcCGCGCACGCCGCCGTCAACACCCTCGCCAAGCGCGGGGAGGAGGTCATCGTCCGGGTCCTCGAAGCTCCCTCCTCGGGGGCCATGCTGGCGGCCGGCAACAGCACTGGCAcgggcgaggcggcggcggcggccaagacCAATGCCAATGCCAACACTGCCAACGCGGGCGCGGACAAGGTGGACGAGGGGCAGGAGAAGGACAGGGACGTGACGCTCCCGACCGTGACGGGAGGCGGCGCGGACGAGGCGAAGAGGCGGGCAGACGAGGAGGCGGCCGAGAAGGCGTCGTCAGCGAAGGCCGCGGCCGCGACGGCGGCGCTGCGGACCGTGGTGAGCGTGCCGGAGACGTGCGACATGTACCGCGGCAACTGGGTGTACGACGAGGTGAACGCGCCCGTGTACAAGGAGGGCGAGTGCGAGTTCCTGACCGAGCAGGTCACCTGCATGCGCAACGGCCGCCGCGACGACTCGTACCAGAAGTGGCGCTGGCAGCCGACCGACTGCGACCTCCCCCG GTTCGACGCGCGGCTTTTGCTGGAGCGGCTGCGCAACAAGCGGCTGATGTTCGTGGGGGACTCGCTGAACCGCAACCAATGGGAGTCGATGGTGTGCCTGGTCCAATCCGTGATCCCCAAGGGCCAGAAGACGCTCACCAAGTTCGTCAACAACGGCTCCAGCAACGTGTTCTACGCGCACGAGTACAACGCGACGGTGGAGTTCTACTGGGCGCCCTTCCTGGTGGAGTCCAACTCCGACAACCCCAAGGTGCACAGCGTCCCCGATCGCGTCATCCAGTGGCACTCCATCGCCAAGCACGCCCGCAACTGGGTCGGCGTCGACTACCTCATCTTCAACACCTATATCTGGTGGCTCAACACGCTCGACATGAAAGTCCT GAAGGGGTCGTTCGACAAGGGCGACACCGAGTACGCCGAGGTGGATCGGCCCGTGGCGTACAAGGAGGTGCTCAAGACGTGGGCGAAATGGGTGGACAGGAACATCGACCCCAACAGGACGACCATCTTCTTCATGGGCATGTCGCCCAACCACATCAC GCCGGAGGCGTGGGGCAACCACGGCGGGATCAAGTGCGCGATGGAGACGCTGCCGATCACGAACCGCAGCACGTCGCTGGACGTGGGCACGGACTGGCGCCTCTACGCCGGCGCGCTGGAGGTGCTCCCGACGCTGCGCCGCGTGCCCGTCCACTTCGTGGACATCACGGCGCTGTCGGAGCTCCGCAAGGACGCGCACACCTCGGTGCACACGCTCCGGCAGGGGAAGCTGCTCACCCCCGAGCAGCAGGCCGACCCCAAGACGTACGCCGACTGCATCCACTGGTGCCTCCCGGGCCTGCCCGACACCTGGAACCAGTTCGTCTACGCGCGCATCgcctcgagcccctggcccgCCGAGACCGAGCTGTAG